AGGTTCTTCCAAAGTAAGCTAAGACACTTTCATGGATGGATCTTTTGAgatgtttggagtttttggttcaTGAATTGAAGGGTTTAGTGTGGTAATCCAAGGGTCACACCATACTCTCGTATTGGAATCATTGTTGATCTGAAAACATAAACTGTtggtaataaaattattctatttcATCAATCCTTTCCAAAATCTAGAGTCATAAAGTTTTGATTGGGCAGAAAGCTAGTTGGATCTCTTCAAGTATTTTGCAGAGAGAATGGTTTTCCAAAGGCTTGTTTCATTGCTAATGAGATGCCAACCAAGTTTGCTAAGTAAAGTTTTGTTGAAATTTGAAGTTTTCCTAATACCAAGACCACCCATTGACTTTGGTTTGCAGATGGAAGACCATACTTTTGCAGTGAAGTTGTGGGTCTTATTAGACTCAAACCCCCACTAGAAATGCATAAGTGCTTGGTCTATTTTCTTTGACAGAGAAGTTGGAATCCAAAGAGAGGACATTGCGTAGGAAGGAATATCATTAGCCACTGTTTTAATTAGAGTGGTGTGACTGGATTGGGATAGAAGTTTTGTTTTCCAACTTGCAAgctttatatgaattttttccAATACCTCTTTAAAATGGATTTTCATGGGATCTCCGGAATTAAAAGGTAGTCCAAGATACTTAGCTCTAGAATAAGAGAGTTTAAAGTTTAGAATGTCCTTGATTGAATTGGGACCTGTGTTTTCACTAAATTGGATGGATGACTTACCCATGTATATTTTTTGGCTAGACcaagtaaaataattatctAAACTGACTTTGAAAGATTGAGCATTAAGAGTAGAGGCCTTGTTGAAGAGAATAAGATCATCCACAAAAAGAAGGTAGGATATAGAGAAGCCTTGACTGCTTAATCTATTACATTCAATGTTACCCATGTGTTCTTCTCTGTTAATAAGACATGAGAGGATTTCAATACCCATAATGAAGAGAACATGAGATAGTGAGTCTCCTTTCCTCAACCCCCTGGATGGTTTAAAGAACCCCTAATGTTTTCCATTTATAACAACAAAGTAAGAGACAATTGAGATGCACTCTTGGATCCAATGGATCCAAGTCTGAAAACCCAAGGCTTTAAAAATATCCATCAAGAATTTACATTCCATACAATCGAAGGCTTTCtccatataaatttttatagcaTTAAGCCttgtctcctttttttttcctttaaggAATGGAAGATTTTCTGACCTATAATGGTGTTATCTTGAATTTTCCTACCAGCAAGAATGCTGTTTGCATGAAAGAGATGAATTTTGGCATAATCTTTTAGTCTGTTTGCAATAATTGTTGTGATGACTTTATAGCAAACATTGGTaagactaataggcctgaaattaTGGACACTACTAGGAGCTTCAGCTTTTGGGACCAGCACATTGTGAGTGTGACTCATCTCTTTCAGAATGTGACCATTAACGAAGAAATTTTTTATAGCTTCTATAAATTAGTCTTGAAAATGTCccaataatttttgaaaaaataaacccCGTAAAACCATCAGGACTAGGTGCTTTTGAGGATGAGATTTGTTTAATGGTGGATAAAATTTCCTCATCTGTGGGGATACTGCAGAAGAAATTATTATCCAATTGAGAGATTTTGTCAAGGAAGAGTTCTTCAACATCTTCAAGGATTTGGGTTGCAGAAGTTATGGAAGTTTGATAAACCTGTTTGAAGTGGTTTAgaaattgaatttgaatatttagtGGATTTGACTCCCATTGATTTGAGGCATTCTTTAGGCAGTAGATATCATTTTTCCTTCTACGCATAATGGTAGACATATGGAAAAACCTAGTGTTTAAATCTGTAGAAATGAGCCATTGATGTCTCGATTTTTGCCTCCATAATATCTCTTCCCTTTTCAGTTGTTCATTTAAGCATGTTTCAATCATTTCCTCATGATGGTTTGAGGAAGATTAGTTGTCCTGAGATTGAATCTTGGTTAATTGATCCGTGAGCAACTTAATGGAAGTTTGGATGTTTCCAAATTGGGAGATGTTCCAAAATTTGAGGGAATTTTTTACTGCTTCTAATTTCTCTGCCAAAACAAAAGAGGGGTTTCCTAAAATTACTTGACTCTAAGCATCTTTTATAACCTCATGGCAGGAAGGTCCCTAGCCCAGaatttctcaaatttgaaaagcTTGGGTGATCTGTCTCTACTAGaaaaattgatgatgagtgaAGAATGATCAGATGAGAGAATGGGAGGACTAGAAACTTTAGCATTGGGGAAAAGAGAGGTCCATTGAAGATTGGCAACCACTCTATCAATGACCATCACATAGTTATTTGgcattttcagttttattagATTACACGTTTTAAGCTTGTTTTATCTTCCTCTTGAAGACAACGTGAATGTCCAAAGAGTAACCTAAATTTTTAACCGTTGCTGTAATTTAAGAAAGGTAAACAGTCCTTTTTTAATTATGCCCAAGATGAAAGATCACGTCCAAAATAGTTGTTAATTAAACAAAACATCTTTATGGTGTATTGTCGCTATTAATGATATGAAGCCTCTtgcttataaaataaataaaaaaacataaatgctaAACCTACCCATAATTGGATTTTGaaaatctctattttttttacttaatgattaaagaagtattttttaataatattacaaattttttaaaaaaataattaaaaatattaaaaaaaaaaagggaaccaAATTTAGATCCCAACTCAGGTTGCTGCAGGGCCACTCGTAAAAAAATCTGATGCGCCAATAGATTCTGTTACTTTTTGTGCTTATGCCGTTGCTTTATTGATATATAGTTTTctgatttatataattatatttaatgggaaTTAACACTTTAAAACATTCTttaattatactttttaatctaTTATAGTGCGTCTAAAatacttttttcttaatttaagaGAGCTCTCATAATTTATACTACCTAAAAAAATTTTGGGTGGTGCTAAAGCTGGGCAGTACactaatataaatttttctttttattttttaatatatattttttaacatatttaaatatttttaaaagataaaaaaaacattaatattttaaaagtaattatttttattattaaataaaagaattaaacaaaattaacataaaaatgAGGGATTAATCTCAGGGCATTATAGCATTTTCCAAATGCTAGAAAGGTGACTTGGTCAATGCGCGCCGTAAAGGAAAAGTCCGTGTCATTTTCAGGCATGATAACTTTTTTTCTGTTCATAAGTTCCTACATCGCACACCgcatataacataatttttttttttaatttttatttaattttattttttttaaataattgaattttttttctaattatctatatattatatatttaataaaaaataataataatattaaaatgaatgGTTCGTGGTGTATGAgcgaataaaatttttcttagagGAAAAGTCTTGGCCATTAATCATTTTCAGGCATGTCACCACCCAAGCTGAATTATTTTCGTATGCATGTATAGCTTTGCAGGGTGTTCAGAACTGGGGGAGGTCGATGTAGTGTCTCGTTCTCTGGGGTAAGACTATTCCGGTTCACAGCTTTCTCTTATACCTATACGCATCTACTTCCCAGTAGAGTATCTTTCGTTCATTTACGATGTTTTTTTGTCGAGTGAATTGAATTTTTGTTCTTGGTTCTTGTGCGTCTTCCATTTGTAAATCAATCTCTCTTTTTGAAACACTCGATATTTGATTCCCTCTGCTGAAGGTGGAAAGGCCATTCCGGTCATGACTTTAGACGCGGTTTCATGGCTGTGGAAAAGCATTGGCAAGATGCCCCTCTTTCTACTCTTCAAAGACACAAGGTGCTATACAATGACTGAATATCTTTTAATGTTCGgagtttttcaagttttttggcTCTTTGTCATCGTACTGCAATTTGTGTTGTTATTTTTGTGGCAGTTGTTGTTTTCAGCCTAATATGATTGAACTATAGTCTTTTTCCCTTCTGTTTCTCATGATTAAGTTGCGCCCTAaaacctttatttatttattttttgataagtaaataaattatattatcaaaagaataGGCAATTGCCCGGTACAAAGTATAGTTTCCATCACTACGTATGGGCGATGGACATCAGAAAATCATGTAGCTctaggccattaaaatcaacCGCTATGGTCCaaatacaaagagttctaaaaaagaaaactttcaattctttcatcgatctctctttgtcttcAAAGGTCCTTGCATTGCGTTCttgccataaacaccacatgttGCATATgggtatcatcttccacacctCTCTTATCTGTTGGTTGCCTCTCATATTTGTCCAGCTAGCCACTACTCCTGCCACCTTCTCAGTCCTGCCACCTtctcaggcataacccaagccaagTCGATTCTGCCCAGcacctcattccataaccctcTTGCTATCTCGTAGTGTATTAAGAGATGGTCTACCAATTCCCCATTTCCTACACATACAACACTAATCTACGATGATCACCCTACGCTTCCTCAAGTTATCAGTAGTAAGAATCTTGCCAAGGGATGATGTCCACACAAAAAACGCAGCTTTGGGAGGCACCTTATGTCTCCATAACTTTCTCCAAGGGAACTGGGCAGGTGTCTTTTGAATAAGAGCCTTATAAAAAGAGCGCACCGAAAAAATGCATTTGGCTGCAGGTATCCACTATAGATTATCCTGTGAAATACTCGCTTCACTTGAATACAGAAGGCTATAAAAAGCTTCAAAACTgctcatctcccaatcttgtgccgcccTACTAAAGTTGATGTTCCATTGGATTTGCTCCCCAGATCTTACCCTTACTTCTGCTACTGAAGCTTCAGTTTCTCTTGCTACTCTAAATAGTGGAGGAAAAGATTCCTTTAGAACAACATGGTCGCACCATGTGTCATACCAGAACTTTATGCGGTCTCCTTCTCCTAGACGAAAATGAGTATGGCGTGAGAACACCtcccaccctcttcttatatgtttccacaaacccactccGTTTGCTCCTTTCACTTCTTCTGTGCACCAACCCCCTCATAATTCCCCATATTTGCTCTCTATTATAGTCTTCCAAAGGGATTCGGGTTCCTTATTATaccgccacaaccatttacctAGCAACGCCCGATTGAAggttttcatatttctaatacCCAAACCCCCGTTCGAGATAGGGCTGCATACCTTTTCCCACTTAACCAAATGAAATTTGTGTTCCTCTCCcaatccaccccacaaaaaatcCCTTTGAAGTTTTTCTAGTCGGATTGCCACCTTTGCTGGAATAGGGAACAATGACAAGAAATAGGTAGGTAAATTCGATAGAGTACTCTTAATCAGTGTAATCCTTCCGCCTTTTGACAAGTATAATCTCTTCCAACCGGCTAGGCGACTTTCCACTTTCCACTTTCTAAaacctttatttattattcatctttGATTGAAATAGTGAATTGATTCGAATGTTTTCATTCTTGTGCCCGACTAATTGATTTAAACGTTAAACTTGCAACTTTACAATGTTGCCAGGAATGTTTTCAGAAGCGATGATATAGGCAAGGAAATAATGCAGATCGCACTCCCAACGGCGCTGGCTTTAACAGCCGACCCTATTGCTTCTCTAATAGACACTGCATTCATTGGACGCATAGGTTAGTTCTTAATGTTCCTTTTTATTTAGTTGCTATTTCACAAACCTCCTGCATGGTGTTTGTTACCCTTTTGACACGTTTTCAATTTGTTGAATCTTGTGCAAAAGGTGATGCCATGCATCCTAGAAGTAGACCTCTGTTTATGATGTTCCAAAGTGAACAACAGATACGTATATGAAAAGTAGTAGTAAGGACTCAACCAGATTTTGAAGTATTATCTATTATACTGGTTCATAATATGGTATTGTagaaaatatttccttaatgtCTAGAGAACTGATATATGTGTAAATGTGCATCTATCTTATCGCATTACTGTATTATGACACTCATTTCTCCTTATGAGCATGGTATTGTTAATTCTTATTCAACCCGTAACATGTTTCTAAACTGAGAACTTTCCTAGATCAACATTGGGCTATTTTAGGTTGCCACATTATATCACTGTTTGGTTCTGGTCTTGATCACCAGGCTACTATTCATATAGGTCCTGTGGAGCTTGCTGCTGTAGGAGTTTCTATTGCTGTTTTCAATCAAGTATCAAAGATAGCAATAATTCCACTTGTCAGTATTACAACATCTTTTGTAGCTGAGGAAGATGCTAATGAAAGATTGAGTATGGAAGCAGATGACAGTGAAGTACTCAAAAAGGGTTATGCTGTCGATCTGGAGATGGAAATGAAAGAGCTGATACCTCAAGTTGGTGTGccttttctcttcttccccCTCCTGTATTTGTTAAAGTACATTTTGGGAGTATTTGCCATCTTATGGAAGTTCCAATATCCTTCAAgtctttttcttattcttccCCTGTAAAGTTTTGTGAATTAGTCTCGTCTATTAACATGTTATCGATCTTGGTTTATTTGAAAAACAGAGTCTTCGTGCAAGTCACCAACCCTTACCAAAAGTTACAGAAAAACAGATGATAGAAGGCATATTCCATCAGCTTCATCAGCATTGGTTGTTGGTAGCCTGCTAGGGCTCATACAAGCTTTATTCCTCATTTTTTCTGCTAAGCCAATATTGAACTATATGGGTGTAGATTCTGTAAGTTTTCTTTTAGAAGTGCTAGGTACCACTTCACTTTCGTTGGAGTTCCATTGTATATAATTTGCTTGCTAAAAATGGTTGGAGAAAATTTGCAAGTCATACCTTCAATGTTGTAGTATTGCATTGGAGAAGCACATAAGGCTCCCAATCAATCTAGCTTCATTTGTTATTCCAATATTCAAGTTATTGTAATCTGCATACAATGACTACATCACAATTGTGTTCCTGTAGAATTCTCCCATGTTAAAGCCAGCCCAACAATACTTGACACTGAGGTCTCTTGGTGCTCCAGCGGTTCTTCTCTCTCTGGCCATGCAAGGGGTTTTTAGAGGATTTAAAGACACAAAAACGCCGTTATATGTTACCAGTAAGTTTTCTTCATCTTGGGTTCGTTTGCATTTCCATCATCATTGATGCAGTATTAACAAATTAACAGAACTTACTCTGCATTCAAATGTCACGTGGAGATAATCTAATGAAGACACTTTGTTGtggtttaggatttgaaaaagtatccctttaatttaaaaaagtgtCAATTCTTTGTTCCACATAGAAGAttgttttgagaatttgtgcctatggattatgaaaattttaatttgcagaagaatatttaaatagttgCAAAGTTAGGTGGTAAGCGCTTGGTTTATAAAAAATGGAGACTTTAATGTGCAACCTGTCGCATGTATGTAATGTAATTGCCacgaaaaataaatatatatataatataagtatttATGTCTAGGATAAATAAACTTCtatgtattaattattgtttaattcatttcaaagaaaaaaaaaaatcttccatGTTTGGCATTTTTGGTTGCAGAAAAATCTTATCGAATAGTTCGTTAAATTTGATATAGTGGTGGGAGATGCAGCAAATATCATTCTAGACCCGATATTTATGTTCACACTCCGCATGGGGGTTAGTGGAGCAGCCCTTGCCCATGTTATTTCACAGTAAGTGTCATGTTTGTGCTAATTAATTTCATCAACCTGTTTCTGACTCTGGCCTaggatgtgttaatattttAGGTCTCTCACAGCTATTTGTCATTTGGTATCTGATCTTTATAGGTACCTAATCTCCCTGATTCTCTTGTGGAGGTTAATGAAAGAAGTTGATCTCTTAGCTCCAAGTATAAACGAACTTCAATTTGGCCGTTTTCTTAGTAATGGTGAGCGTCTTTAAATTTTCTGCCATGACTTGGAAAAGAATCCATGCCTTTCTTATTTTAGTAATCCccaaattcttttttttctacAAATTCGAATGTCAGTGCTGCATGTACTTTTTATTTCATGAATTTTAGGACTTGAGGAAATAAGTTTTATGTTATATGGAGAGTTAACGAAATCCTTATAGCCAGAAACTTGATTACATGAACTTGTCAATAGATGATGAAAAGAACTACCATCATTCAAGTGCTGCATGTACTTTTTATTTCATGAATTTTAGGACTTGAGGAAATAAGTTTGATGTTATATGGAGAGTTAACGAAATTGTTATAGCCAGAAACTTGATTACATGAACTTGTCAATAGATGATGAAAAGAACCAGCTATCATTATCATTCAAATGCTGTATGTACTTTTTATTTCATGAATTTTAGGACTTGAGGAAATAAGTTTTATGTTATATGGAGAGTTAACGAAATTGTTATAGCCAGAAACTTGATTACATGAACTTCTCAATAGATGATGAAAAGAACCAGCTACCATTCTGCTTGCATTAACTCTAGAATTGTACAATGTATGTATATGAATGCATGTTGTTGTATTCAATGTTGCTTTCTGGGGGCGAACAAGTATTATAATAATTCATGCTTGGATCTGGCACTGtgtttcataatatttatacaagGATACAAAATTGTATTAGACAGTTTACAAAACCTACAACTTCCCTCACCATCTTATCCTTAAAGCACACGTCTGTGCAGGTTATAATCAAATACAAGAAATTCTTGGTAGTACACTATCCCTGTTGATCAGAGTGCACTCTTTGTTTTCTTGAATTCaggatttatgttgttggtgaGGGTCATAGCTGTGACATTCTGTGTGACCCTGGCAGCATCATTGGCTGCAAGGCAGGGATCAACAGCAATGGCTGCCTTTCAGGTTTGCCTACAGATATGGCTGGCAACCTCTTTGCTTGCAGATGGGTTGGCTGTTGCCGGACAAGTAAGACTCATAATACTTTTGGATCAAATGCAAGGATGCAACTACCATCATTACCTTCACACATATGTATACAAAGACCTATGCTCGACTTTCCAAGGGACAGAAACTTGTATGAGATAAATGAACAGACAAAATACATTGAACTTCATACAATACATAAGCTTGTAcccaaaataatacataaaaaattgGGATATTACATTTTTTCAAGGGAGGTGCCCCacctctttttcttcctctactTTCACTCAATATCATCATTTATAAATAGCCAGAAAAAGGTTTCTGTGGCTCAGACTGTTTTTAGTTATTAGAAAATGCTTAATCTGACTTCTTAAGAATCATGTACGTCCCActtcatttccattttttttttttttcctttttgagctTGGTTATAATATCATACAAATTGAACTGTCTCTAAAGCATGAATCTAGATGTGGCTAGCTTGGCTGTGTGTGAATTCGTTTTTTATCATCGATACCTTGACTCATACCAAACTATCCAGAAGCATGCCCTTTTCTGAATTGTCTCCATGACAGGCTGTAGTGACACCTTTTCTCAGGCAATTCTTGCAGGTGCATTCGCAAAGAAGGATTACAACAAGGCCGCAACCACTGCTTCTCGTGTTTTGCAGGTATGCTGatttttgagattattattttttttataggtaatcaaagatattatattcatagaaataggcaaTGCCCAGGTAAGGAAGTATACTTTTgagattattattaatatatggCTTCTCGCATTCTGCATTGCTTATGGTTCTATAATGCAGTTGGGCTTGGTTTTGGGGCTATCACTCGCGATCATCCTTGTAGGTGTATTACAATTTGCCTCCAGAATATTTACACAGGACGTCAATGTTCTGCAACTTATAGGTCTAAGCATTCCGGTATTCCCTCTCTCCCTCAAACCACATTAATGTTCTTTTCCAGTTCACATGATTCCCATAATTTTTAGTTGtgaccattttcttttattttgctaGTTTGTTGCAGTGACTCAACCTATCAATGCTTTAGCATT
This sequence is a window from Carya illinoinensis cultivar Pawnee chromosome 9, C.illinoinensisPawnee_v1, whole genome shotgun sequence. Protein-coding genes within it:
- the LOC122276233 gene encoding protein DETOXIFICATION 42-like isoform X1, which translates into the protein MTLDAVSWLWKSIGKMPLFLLFKDTRNVFRSDDIGKEIMQIALPTALALTADPIASLIDTAFIGRIGPVELAAVGVSIAVFNQVSKIAIIPLVSITTSFVAEEDANERLSMEADDSEVLKKGYAVDLEMEMKELIPQVESSCKSPTLTKSYRKTDDRRHIPSASSALVVGSLLGLIQALFLIFSAKPILNYMGVDSNSPMLKPAQQYLTLRSLGAPAVLLSLAMQGVFRGFKDTKTPLYVTMVGDAANIILDPIFMFTLRMGVSGAALAHVISQYLISLILLWRLMKEVDLLAPSINELQFGRFLSNGFMLLVRVIAVTFCVTLAASLAARQGSTAMAAFQVCLQIWLATSLLADGLAVAGQAILAGAFAKKDYNKAATTASRVLQLGLVLGLSLAIILVGVLQFASRIFTQDVNVLQLIGLSIPFVAVTQPINALAFVFDGINYGASDFAYSAYSMVLVAVVSITCLFIQSSSHGFIGIWIALSIYMSLRALAGFWRIGTATGPWRFLREL
- the LOC122276233 gene encoding protein DETOXIFICATION 42-like isoform X2; the protein is MYSFAGCSELGEVDVVSRSLGNVFRSDDIGKEIMQIALPTALALTADPIASLIDTAFIGRIGPVELAAVGVSIAVFNQVSKIAIIPLVSITTSFVAEEDANERLSMEADDSEVLKKGYAVDLEMEMKELIPQVESSCKSPTLTKSYRKTDDRRHIPSASSALVVGSLLGLIQALFLIFSAKPILNYMGVDSNSPMLKPAQQYLTLRSLGAPAVLLSLAMQGVFRGFKDTKTPLYVTMVGDAANIILDPIFMFTLRMGVSGAALAHVISQYLISLILLWRLMKEVDLLAPSINELQFGRFLSNGFMLLVRVIAVTFCVTLAASLAARQGSTAMAAFQVCLQIWLATSLLADGLAVAGQAILAGAFAKKDYNKAATTASRVLQLGLVLGLSLAIILVGVLQFASRIFTQDVNVLQLIGLSIPFVAVTQPINALAFVFDGINYGASDFAYSAYSMVLVAVVSITCLFIQSSSHGFIGIWIALSIYMSLRALAGFWRIGTATGPWRFLREL